agaccagtaccgtatgcattgaaaagtgcagttgaaacagaaatcaggagattagaaagtgaaggttcctgggaaaaggttacatattcagattgggctacaccattagttcctattgtgaaggaaagtggacagattaggttatgtggagattacaaagtaacgttgaatccacaactgcaagtagctcaacatcccttaccaaatccgaaagacatgtttgcaactatgtcaggatgcagtgttttttctaaattagatttaagacaagcatttcaacagctccccatggatgaaacttcacaagaattatgtacagtaaatacatccttaggtttgtttaggccaaagagattaccttatggagttgcaagtagtccagctatatggcaacaaactatggataagattttttcaggaatgcaaggagtattcatttttatagatgatattttaattgcaggTAAAGACACaaaagaacatagagaaagattgcgaacagttctgaagaagttgaaggaacataatatttgagtaaataagaacaaatgtattttagaagttgattcagtggaatacttaggttttgtaataaatggcaagggtattcacaaaactaaagagaagattaaagctgtataatcaacaaaagtgccagaaaatgttaaggaattacaatcatttctaggtttagtaacattttatgggaatttcattcagaatttgtctaccattgcacatccattgtataatctgttgaataagggtgtagaatggaagtggacaaaagagtgtcaggaatcttttgaaagaatcaagcaggaaataacatcacctacattcttagtacattatcaaatggatttaccagttaaattaatatgtgatgcatcaaacataggtctaggtgcagtattatctcatgtgatgccagatggaacagaaaaaccaattgcattcacttctagagtattgaacaaggcagaaaggaattactctcaaatagaaaaggaaggtttagcattagtttatggagttgaaaaattccatatgtatctttatggtaggaaaaagttcacacttgttacagatcataaacctttattagcaatattgggtccaaaagcaagtttacctacgttggtagctgcaagactacaacgttgggcagttacgttagcagcgtaccactatgatatagaataccgtccaacatcaaatatgggtaatgcagatgctttatccagattacccgtagacaaagctccagaagagtatgatgacagtgttctgttaatttctgtatatgatgtaccaatagctgcaaaagatgtagcacacagtaccaagcaagacccagtacttagtaaggttttggaaagtttaatgacaggtagagacttatgtggaaaggacgaaaattgtaaaccgtataaggatatatggtatgaactgagtgtgacacaaggaatagtgatgagaggttccagggtagttattcctaattcactaagaaataaggttttgtctgaaatacatgctgatcaccaaggtattgtaagatcaaagtccattgcgagaacttttgtatggtggccaggtgtagataaagatgtggaatgttatataaagaattgtatgaattgtgttatgcaacaaaacaatcctcaatttgctagaatgcaccttgtgggagttacccaggtatccatggcaaagagtgcatatagatattgcaggtccttttttgaattatttgtttttgatagtagtagatgcttacagtaagtggccagaaattatcccaatgaagacaacaacgtcttacgccacaataaaagagttaatgcaaattttttcaacgcatggtattccagaaagaattgttacagataatggtccacagtttacctcacaagagtttaaagaactttgtaatgtcaatggtataaagcatacattttcagctacatatcatccatccactaatggagaggctgaaagatttgttcaaacgtttaaacacaatatgaagtgtagaaaagcaaattcaggtaatatatttttgcatgtgtcaaaatttttattgtcttatagaacaacgccgcacagcacaacaggcgtggcaccctcaaatttgttgatggggaggaggataaggtgtaagttagatttgttgtatccaagtttgcaaagtgatttagaagataaagggtataaacaagtagcaaagcttcccaatgtaagacattttttacctttgtctgatgtcatggtaagatcgtacaacactccagagaagtgggtaccaggagagattgtaagagagataggaaatttacattatgatgtgtgttggtgataatgttgtaaaacgtcatgttgatcaattacagccgttaaacagaaagacagtagagcatgtgaatgttagagatgagaaacttaaagaagtagttagatcaaatgagtcaaatattaaccaagatggtccaacatccaatgtagattcagaaccaattcatgtaccagtacaagatgaggttaaagtgcttcctaataggattaacagaggaaagccccctgagagattagatttatgaagatttttacaatgtcaagttaagggggaggagactgttatgtattattgtaatgtactatattatttcaagtgttgcaggtattgcacaacattgcatcatattgcatgaataagacatgttatgctttatacataagagtaatgatttgttttggtattaggattcaaacatttgttggttacctcagagataggatgtgattctttatgatttgtactggagtaggatttaagtcttttcagagcgatgctcttttgtttagcaatgttttggtttgtcagattgtgtaagacgctccatatacacttgggagtcagctgtcacagagtaaacattacaatgtagtcttttatgcattaaatgtattttttagaataccaacgtcttattatccatcaagcacacattgacgagatgggatcagctgagaaataattactaacaattgttcatctatgttccaggtaattattatggttaatagaacttcctacctaagtatCAATATCGAACAGTGGGACAATTACCAAGAACAAAGAAAGGTAACGAATATATGTTAGCATTGATGtttccagtgacgagatacccagaagccatacccgtcaggaacagcCGTGCCAAAGTAGAAGTTACTAgaattttttaccaagtttggtattcaggaaatcgttcagagtgaccgaggaacaaatttcacatcaaaattgtttcaggtCGTGATAAAACTATTGGATGTAAGACGACAGCTGTCTaattcctatcacccagagacccaAGGAGCATTAAAGAGATTTCTTCAAACCCTAAAGAATATGTTAACAATGTACTGCAAGGAAACAGGATATgaatgagacatcggactacctttgatgttatttgGGGTACCCTtctcaagaaagcatgggatgtagcccgaataaaATGGTGTTTGTACGAGAAgtttatggtaaaaattatgaattgacaatgaggatttaaaccaaagacaaagaaaactattgagtttaataagtgaaattataaatgttgaactgccgtttctcgtcttgagaggaaatcacccgaaaagctgtcttcggatgtatgcaccacttcctctccacagtaactcatctaccatatgtaaaggacctaaaataataataaaaaagaatttacacctcttgaaaaaatcaatttaacgtaagaaattaatcgacaaatttaacgtgaagggaatgaaattcagcaagctagcttcgtgaaaacgtaaatttcgtaaatgaacactcgttactaaataagaaaaacaatatataaattacgttcgtagttaatcttagtcaaaatgaaacactattggtttacaaaccaaaggcacaagtataatggtaattataatgctaaaatcctttactttaattttttcgacgtgttggcgaccataatttaaactataacaagcgtaaattatatctaagaaacagatcaatcctattgagcctgcataaggtctctcaactgacttacgtttctttagatcctggtctttcgtggatagatgataagtccagttgcttgtgttgcttctctccgaacatgaagtcctatcgctcggcctaggtggagtttatcgctccatgacacttgaaatcTTCAGTGTAAAAAAATTGTCAGAAATCTcctttccggactgctttctgtgttggtctctgactctaccccgctgggaatctgtcttactggaatctgcctcCTCTGGATTCTGGACccctgaatataaatactcaaaaggcacagtgagtggatatttaactgtcaaacagtcagtttaaagaactattcaggctcaatagtaaacagtcTGAAATTATCCTatagtcataaaacaaattaccattaaacaaatgcccatagttccaaccaccaccaaagtaaacaaaagacacaatgtacttttcaatacaaacaaaaatatacgaaaagcataaagatatttctttacactccacaccaagggttctacatttaattttttgttaaatgtagaactctggaataactagaaaaatttcagccttttcttttacattccaggccaagggttctacatttatatccttagtaaatgtaggactaatcccaaattatatatgaatatatatatatatataattgtgaaatgAGCAAAATTATGTACAATTAATAAACCCAACTATGTACAGTTATGTTCCTGAAAGGTTCCTCAAATGTCACTGATCATACCTCGAGTCTTTTGCATGCTTTGCAGAGCAGCTTTCCTCTTGGGCCTCTCTTTATTCTGAGGCTTATCTTCCCCCAGGTTTGCCGTGGGATCGGTAGTATTAACAGAAATATGATCTgtcaatgttttaatatttgattgtgaCATTTCCTTGCGCGTTAATATAGGGATTAAAGATGTGACGTGTCGTCGAACCATCTCCCTGTTTTTACCTTTAAGCAGAACAGCGTCAGTTACTTCATCAAGTACGTTAGTTTTAACGTCTTTAACAACTGCCAATGGGAAATTGGTAGGTttgcaattctcctcttttatcagtacaatgtcccctacctgtaattttttgtgggtaaccggcttatatctacttttatcattgacagcctgagtcatcaaattattcaaaaattctgcattgtaggtttctatcaaatgtgtgcgcactttcttcagtttctcataacttgttcttatggtatcaatagggtcagtgtttaaagaccaatcaggatcattgctagtgggaagcggctgcatggctggaataagattcaaagatattaagtccaagccatgtattaacttctctggggtaatagggtctggaattacgtcatcactggtatctcttagaccttccgagaaagcaataggccttcgtttaaccaggtgaatagtttgtgaaaccacaaactcaaaatctctgtattgaagaacatttttcttgattgagcaatgaagcaactgacggaccatcttcacacatacttccactaatcccccaagaggatgatggcctttaaaatattgctcaaattttaatggccgtactccttgttcttcaaaaaaattctgggtttctggatcattcagaaagtcagtaattatgttagctcctgcaactaaggatgaaccaagatcagataaacataattcaggcactccatattcaaatgaatgaagctgtaaagctctaatgaactcacctgaggtcatgtcaagacaaacttttaaattaatagcccTAGACCAGAGGCAAGTTatgcaaagaatccagactttcacctttttgccattgtaaagtacaaagtaagggcctatgtgatctatgaatattgtacgaaagggaacactaggtggttcttgtctgaataacctgtagggagattgatttagtttaatagctctctgcttcagttttctacaaagtatgcattcttgcaggatgcgtttcacaacagagaaacagtgtggaatccaaaattgtcttcttaattcagacaaaaccttgtaacagcctgagtgatacattttctcatgcaaatctaaaacaattaattttgtgatgtagctatccttaggaagcaaaacaggaaatctgtaattcttatcatttttccatcttgagaatttgctttTCACTCTTAGAATTCCCTCATTATCAGGATATACATTGAGTTGGTTAACAATGTTTGGGATATCTTTAACGAACGTAGAACCACTGTCAAAATACCTGAATATCTCGGGAAAATAAATGTGCTGTTCTattctaattatgtaattcattgccttggcatacaagttttcgtcaAGAACTCTCAGGTTTCCATACCTCTCAGGATACCTGGAGTAAAGTTTGCATTTTAGGCTCTCAATAAACTTAAACACGTACCTATAAACAGATACAAGCCTAGACAAACTGGAAAATTTGTTTACAGTCACCAAGTGCTCTGGTTCTCCCTTACCGGCTGCACCAGTAATAATTTGGCCGGATTTGAAAGACGCAGAACACCCAACTGTTGATGCTAAATGTTCTGCACATTCCTCTTCGGTGGAGCCGAAATTAATTTGATTGTAATTCTCCGAAACAACATCCCCTGATTTTGCCCTGGGGTTTGGTACAATGAAATTCATTATATCACTGCGACTTGAATAGAAGTTAGCAGATTCTTTCAAAAACACTGGCCCAGAGAGGAAATTAGACTTAACGGTAGTTTTATATGAAGCTACACGAGTGACAAGGTCAGCTGGattttcaatacctgaaacaaattGAAATCTTATAGGATGCATCTCACACAAGGTAATTAAATGTTCTAACCTATTACGGATAAAGGTGCTGTGTTTATGCATCTTATCTAATTTATAACAATGGGAATTAATCCAGGATAAGGATACCAAGCTATCAGAAAACAAATGGAGTTCCTTTATGTTGATTGCTTCAACATATGAGGGCCCAGTTAATTCCTTATAGGTATCTATTAACACTTCTGCACCCAAAGTAATGGCCTGAAACTCAAGGGAAGGCATGCTCTTCCCAGATAATTGCTTATTCACAAAACGGTTCTTAGCTAGAACAAAGTTCACTTCTAATGACTGGATATCCTGAATAAAGATAAACAGTTCCGTATATATCCTTACTACTATCTGTAAAGGCAATCAGTTTATATTCTCCATTTCTCTGGCCAACAAATCTTCTAATTCCGAGGCTGGGAGAAGAATTTGCCTGTCGACAtatgtttttccattctttaatttctgcatccggcaatttggagtcccaggtacaggacgaatcacattgtaatttatgtagaaagagCCGTGCTCGATTTAGAAGGGGCAAAGTAAAGCCAAATACGTCATAGTGACTGGCAATAGTTTTcaaaacattcctctttgtatttgcctcaccatctaaaactagaggcttagtggatagggtatcatcaactcgatcccataagagccccaataatttgactgatctgctagttttctcgccagagctgttatcaatttcctcttgaatttcagtatcatttgttacaaactgctgaagataaaatttatagggctcaaatattccttttaactcttgaaaggcccacttcaatttttcactattatttgcagcaatactgccattatccatatatattaatgaataaatgtgtcTTTTAAGCAAATTTACCTGGTCATCATCATCAGTGTCAATCATCAAAATCTTATAAAGTCCAAGTAATAATATGCAAGGGGAACAAACAAGACCAAATGGAAGTCTTAAGCTACGATATGCAACAATACTGTAATCTCCTTTTTGTACATTACGATGCCATAGAAAAATTAACTTGCTGGAATCTAGATCAGAGAGGCATATGTTGAGAAaggcttttttaatatcaaaacacaggagtttggaatcaaagcgtagctgtaataaagctgtggtgatcttttggtttaaacaaggtccactcaacatggattgattgtgactcatggttactccctgtaaaggattattttcacatagattagataaaaatactactcgacattttgtagtgtcacgttctggtttaaatactgccatgtgggccaagaaactgtgatttggattttcctccaagtactgatcaaggttgtcaattctttctataatgccttgttcagattgctctctaaagcattggtcgattaatttcaactttactccatcacccttagagtatctttggaaatttgaatttagaattttagtagCTAGAGTTTTATTTTGCCCTAGCAAATGTTTCACTTTGTGATTCCAGATTAGTGGCATAATTAACCTGCCGTCTTCGTTACGCCTTGTATTTTGAAgaacataatttattattctttcgttttcaactaccttaccgggaaatatttgcgtgtcataattcaaggtatctgtacaacacttatcaaggatctcttgagtagctctttccaaggaagcataattgattctccccgcatcgttcactattgctatcctgccttcactttctgtcagatcatcacaatctaggagaggatctaaagaattatgacttgaaagggcaagatcctcacatgtatacaaaggcacttcagcttttgtctgttcttccccaaagcaaggagggaggtgcttcaaattgctcctaatttgatctgtgttacccactagcattacacctgcagcagtcaaggaataaaccgacggtgcatcattctcattacccccaaatgaaactgttgtttcaggaagacaataagcaaaatttgacccgagaataaaatctatgttattaatttcatcttttccgtCCTTCAAGAAGTCATCAGCCAAGGAATATCCCCTGTTCATAAATTCCCGAACAATTTTCTGCAAGCCAGGCAATTTCAATGAAGTGTGAATAGATGGCACACCCGTTGCTTCAATCTCGTAAATATGATCTCCAATCGTCAAAGGCACTGAAATGTTCGCAGAAAAatagaaagatcgagaggaaatggtTGGAGAATATGCCAAGAATTTGAATAAAAGGATCAGAGAGATAAGGAAGTTTTCCCTCGAAAACATGAAAACAAgccaaggaaaaattaagaaaatgttttatatgaaaattaaggaTAGGCAGTTTGCgttaggacaacaggtgttggttttcttacctaTAAGGgaattcccactcaccaacaagttccaaggaccattccagattttggagaagattagTGACCCGACCTACGTtattgaaaccccaggaagaaggaagagccaaaggaaggtacacgttaactTATTGAAACTATACCTAAACGAAAAcaagaccgaagcttcacaagtgtgtatggcgcaaaccattccatccacggaagacgacaaCGGATGtgaggtaggggctgtaagcaaGGTGAATAATTCGTCCCTCATTAGGAACTTTAAAGGCTATTATCAAATCCCTTTGGATGACaaagcaaaattgttatcagcttttataacagtTTGGGTCATATCAATACaaagtcatgccatttggtctaatgaatgcaccCGCTACCTTTTTGCCAAGGGATgagaaaatctcacctacctaGGCCAGGAAACATAACCTACAAGTAGGCACAAGGAATAGGaaagaagggggtggtgatgggagacccagaaaatggtgaggcggcatGAAAAGGAAGGCCCAACAGCAATAGTATTCCAAATGGTCTGCCATGGTAGGACACAGAGGACGTCTTCACAACGAGGCATAGCCTActaaagactaagagagaagcctaatatTGGTTAAGGCGATACAATGGTTGCACTCGatcgacacacgagtttctgctgaacgGCTAACACCTACCATATTGCGACACTGTTTGGTaactttaacagtgaggcatttgttgaccgaatgccccaattataataaattaagaaatagatatctgtttgaggctcgaggtgaaaatggctggttcatccttgccaagattcttggacaagaTATGTCCTACAATGCGAGaggcattttttaatttatttcagaagcaggacttctgaaaactatttaacttttatagtgaaatcttttcttttatggtttttattgaataatcttttttttatatataaaaaatgaattatattggcatcaatgaccttagatgtcaggataccagaaaactttaaatcaatcaatcaccatcAGAACAGgggcattccaatgggtaaacgtaagtagacacagggaacaggatcccaagGCATCTATTCAGGGAagaataaccatggcttgttattaacaggtcgctgatttatacacaatatctttcgggatatttcCCCCAGAGGTTAAAACTCCATTAATACCTGTAAGGTAAAATATCTCTGGTATATCCCacgtagaaatatcccaagtaaaagcTGCTAatgagaaacttccatcaggacgacatggctcgagcccaaaaatatatatatatatatatatatatatatatatatatatatatatatatatatatatatatatatatatatatatgtacagtatatatatatatatatatatatatatatatatatatatatatatatatatatatatatatatatatatatatatgtacagtatatatatatatatatatatatatatatatatatatatatatatatatatatatatatatatatatatatatgtacagtatatatatatatatatatatatatatatttatatgtatatatacacatacatatgtgtgtgtgtctgtatatataagcatatatatgtacatatatatatatatatatatatatatatatatatatatatatatatatatatatatatatgcatatatatatttataaatgcatgtatgtatatatatatacatatatatatatatatatatatatatatatatatatatatatatatatatatatatatatatacatatacaattatataggcAGTATAACTTAGCCATTGATGTTTGCCAACTGTTACATAAGCGGATGGGAAACTTGGTGGAGCAAAGAGAACTTTTAGTGTGaaggaaatggccccctaaatcttgatgaagtcagtGGCAGCAGggagacggattgggtttaaggagatagacaagatgtttcttcagcttctagTCCTgacgcctggcggttgatcttactggaattagtaagaaCTGGCATGGTTCAGTTGcctcagttagataggcactgtgtatcacaaggaactggctatcctctggtaaatctagctaatgaatcctcaatggatttagtcagtcaatggataGAGAAGAGGACAGAGTGGCCCCCAGTCTTGGGTGTACctgtgtgctaagaatctcccagtttataaaaattaaagaaaaattagaattggtagttggaatgttagaaccatgaatcagactgaAAACTTACAGCAagaggagagtgaatttatgaaaaatagtttggatatcttggccctaagtgaaacacattgtaaggggattggtaaggaaatcttagaccaatgcAATATATAAATCTATTCAGGAAGGGCAGATGGCATTGGAAGAGAAGGggaaggaatg
This DNA window, taken from Palaemon carinicauda isolate YSFRI2023 chromosome 10, ASM3689809v2, whole genome shotgun sequence, encodes the following:
- the LOC137648415 gene encoding uncharacterized protein, with protein sequence MHKHSTFIRNRLEHLITLCEMHPIRFQFVSGIENPADLVTRVASYKTTVKSNFLSGPVFLKESANFYSSRSDIMNFIVPNPRAKSGDVVSENYNQINFGSTEEECAEHLASTVGCSASFKSGQIITGAAGKGEPEHLVTVNKFSSLSRLVSVYRYVFKFIESLKCKLYSRYPERYGNLRVLDENLYAKAMNYIIRIEQHIYFPEIFRYFDSGSTFVKDIPNIVNQLNVYPDNEGILRVKSKFSRWKNDKNYRFPVLLPKDSYITKLIVLDLHEKMYHSGCYKVLSELRRQFWIPHCFSVVKRILQECILCRKLKQRAIKLNQSPYRLFRQEPPSVPFRTIFIDHIGPYFVLYNGKKVKVWILCITCLWSRAINLKVCLDMTSGEFIRALQLHSFEYGVPELCLSDLGSSLVAGANIITDFLNDPETQNFFEEQGVRPLKFEQYFKGHHPLGGLVEVCVKMVRQLLHCSIKKNVLQYRDFEFVVSQTIHLVKRRPIAFSEGLRDTSDDVIPDPITPEKLIHGLDLISLNLIPAMQPLPTSNDPDWSLNTDPIDTIRTSYEKLKKVRTHLIETYNAEFLNNLMTQAVNDKSRYKPVTHKKLQVGDIVLIKEENCKPTNFPLAVVKDVKTNVLDEVTDAVLLKGKNREMVRRHVTSLIPILTRKEMSQSNIKTLTDHISVNTTDPTANLGEDKPQNKERPKRKAALQSMQKTRGMISDI